A window of the Cicer arietinum cultivar CDC Frontier isolate Library 1 chromosome 6, Cicar.CDCFrontier_v2.0, whole genome shotgun sequence genome harbors these coding sequences:
- the LOC101499411 gene encoding uncharacterized protein isoform X6 — protein sequence MAHRQLMDSLTSHISLYHSQSPNSNPNPNPRISILRWFSSLSIHHRLSHLTILDSNFVQILLQMLSKLQSNGHGCFIILPDLLSRDPPFLPTVCFKKSHGLLSRIAESDIAGKLIFDSARLFESQEGEEASECSCSARRLDAVTFSEELVEDVDRFMEAMDQISGGGFLRGEEADLGEDWVELNWLKSKGYYGIEAFIANRIEVSMRLAWLNSCGGKKRGVKLKEKLNVVGVAANFYWRKKGCVDWWGNLDPVTRKKVFNTIIMKSAKALTYEILKVASSASEEEVWLYSRGTGVDKLLDYNCTASAQRTTRAFCDDTEFGKIITPVSFSKKPAELARAFNSLSVLQDITLMLTSSPNSEYDIGTLFFSSLRSVSTISDCILRKLRGFLMVISLDCTKSELLEEELDKSSSGKPKEKHGVSNRKKKGRTRNTKRQNPAPKTSVSGISCENLHKDIDRLVDSKKKTDLMRPREFPNIPLGKDISTGSSSSTVKMDHTQESNVGKPRTTSRRNRKEKNKNKNKTTLVDSAVEDSHKSGTDAASITITYEGEVATCDSSFDNSTIQNVKNNDSIGNDIVTSNSSLCSSVNGLTKENSSTRKVEKENVEDLAGSCNSSGSQCCLLSNERKTLSSELDTCEVECKATTPPEPALKHDSFCRNEDTCRTRTTGAAKADVKSTVYDKPIREVNVKEFGKLKERDRCLFESRNSAFSKCSPYEWPGIPSIYFPSFNSHLPPATDRLHLDVGRNWHNHFCHPFVPTLQQARNTPIEGGCSQILPRSIPMSFDWPPVFRGGVTPSPNCNYESGFMSRRQCTFSKGLAVHSMPVDGTTSDDERKYSGDILDLPDLINTHDLADEFDNLCVSEEEYDFHAVSGIDYNQYFGGGVMYWNPSDHPGKGFSRPPSLSSDDSLWALREADMNRTVDDMVAFSSSYSTNGLTSPTAATFCSPFDPVGTGPQTLGYVMSGNEVPGKVLHSSSVTDAAADDESSCSLGNNLPGETEGKAGDSHPYPILRPIIIPNLSRERSICVDHKSPCVPPTRREQPRIKRPPSPVVLCVPRAPRPPPPSPVSDSRKQRGFPTVRSGSSSPRHWGMRGWYHDGSNLEDGCLRMDGAEVVWPPSWRSKNLAVQPLIQPLPAALLQDRLIAMSQIARDQEHPDVAFPLQPPELRSCSATSTSLSLMHAMLHDEIDSFCKQHAARYLANQEWVKNDSLKTVENTAISVSFFY from the exons ATGGCTCACCGTCAACTCATGGACTCACTCACTTCCCACATCTCTCTCTACCATTCCCAATCCCCAAAttctaaccctaaccctaaccctagaATCTCCATTCTCAGATGGTTCTCCTCTCTATCAATTCACCACCGTCTCTCTCATCTCACCATTCTTGATTCTAATTTCGTCCAGATCCTCCTCCAAATGCTCTCCAAACTCCAATCCAACGGCCACGGTTGCTTCATCATCCTCCCCGATCTTCTCTCTCGCGATCCTCCCTTCCTTCCCACTGTCTGCTTCAAGAAATCACACGGCCTCCTTTCTCGAATCGCCGAATCAGACATCGCCGGTAAGTTAATATTTGATTCGGCTCGGCTTTTTGAGTCCCAGGAAGGGGAGGAGGCGTCGGAGTGTTCTTGTTCAGCGAGACGGCTTGATGCAGTGACGTTTTCTGAGGAACTTGTGGAGGATGTTGACAGATTTATGGAGGCGATGGATCAAATCTCTGGCGGCGGGTTTCTTAGAGGGGAAGAGGCTGATCTTGGAGAGGATTGGGTGGAATTGAATTGGTTGAAATCGAAGGGGTATTATGGGATTGAGGCTTTTATTGCGAATAGGATCGAGGTTTCGATGAGGCTGGCTTGGTTGAATAGTTGTGGTGGGAAAAAGAGAGGTGTGAAATTGAAGGAGAAGTTGAATGTGGTTGGGGTTGCTGCTAATTTTTATTGGAGGAAGAAGGGTTGTGTTGATTGGTGGGGGAATTTGGATCCTGTAACAAGGAAAAAGGTGTTCAACACTATCATTATGAAATCCGCGAAAGCTTTG ACGTATGAGATTTTGAAAGTGGCAAGCAGTGCCTCTGAAGAAGAGGTTTGGCTATACAGTAGAGGCACGGGAGTGGATAAACTACTTGACTATAATTGTACTGCATCTGCTCAAAGGACCACCCGAGCATTTTGTGATGATACAGAATTTGGAAAAATTATTACACCAGTCAGCTTTAGTAAAAAGCCTGCAGAGTTAGCTAGAGCCTTTAATTCGTTATCTGTGCTTCAAGACATTACATTAATGTTAACATCAAGTCCTAATAGTGAATATGATATAGGAACTCTTTTCTTTAGTTCGTTGCGTTCTGTCTCTACAATATCTGATTGTATATTACGAAAATTGAGAGGTTTTCTGATGGTTATTTCGCTTGACTGCACTAAATCTGAGCTATTAGAGGAGGAACTTGACAAATCCTCGTCGGGTAAACCTAAAGAAAAGCATGGTGTTTCTAACCGTAAAAAGAAGGGACGGACCCGCAATACTAAAAGGCAAAATCCTGCACCAAAGACATCTGTGAGTGGTATTTCATGTGAAAATCTTCATAAG GACATTGATCGTCTAGTGGACAGTAAAAAGAAGACTGATTTAATGAGACCCAGGGAATTTCCGAACATTCCACTGGGGAAGGATATTTCTACAGGGAGCTCGTCATCAACTGTAAAAATG GATCATACTCAGGAATCAAATGTTGGCAAACCTCGAACCACTTCaagaagaaatagaaaagagaaaaataaaaataaaaataaaaccacCCTTGTTGATAGTGCAGTTGAAGATTCTCATAAGTCGGGTACAGATGCTGCCTCTATCACTATTACTTATGAAGGTGAGGTGGCAACATGCGATAGTTCTTTTGATAATTCTACCATTCAaaatgtcaaaaacaacgattCAATCGGTAATGACATCGTTACTTCAAATTCAAGCCTTTGTAGTTCTGTTAATGGACTTACTAAGGAAAACAGCTCTACCAGGAAAGTTGAAAAAGAGAATGTTGAAGATCTTGCTGGAAGTTGCAATAGTTCAGGTTCTCAGTGTTGTTTATTGTCAAATGAAAGGAAAACATTATCCTCTGAATTAGATACTTGCGAGGTAGAGTGTAAAGCTACAACACCACCTGAACCTGCATTGAAGCATGATAGTTTCTGCAGGAATGAAGATACCTGTCGTACGAGAACAACAGGTGCTGCCAAAGCTGATGTAAAGTCAACTGTTTATGACAAACCAATTAGAGAGGTTAATGTAAAAGAGTTTGGCAAGTTGAAGGAGCGAGATAGATGCCTATTTGAAAGTAGAAATTCAGCTTTCTCAAAATGCAGTCCATATGAGTGGCCTGGTATACCTTCTATCTATTTTCCATCTTTTAACTCACATCTCCCTCCTGCAACAGACAGATTGCATCTGGATGTTGGGCGCAATTGGCATAATCACTTCTGCCACCCATTTGTTCCCACATTACAGCAAGCAAGAAATACACCAATTGAAGGTGGATGCAGTCAAATTCTGCCTCGTTCAATTCCTATGAGTTTTGACTGGCCTCCAGTTTTTCGCGGTGGTGTGACTCCATCACCAAATTGTAATTATGAATCTGGTTTTATGTCTAGGCGGCAATGTACATTTTCAAAAGGGTTGGCTGTTCACAGCATGCCGGTAGATGGAACAACTTCTGATGATGAAAGGAAGTACTCTGGGGATATATTGGATTTACCTGATCTAATAAATACACATGATCTTGCAGATGAATTTGACAACCTCTGTGTATCAGAGGAAGAGTATGATTTTCATGCGGTTTCTGGTATAGATTATAATCAATATTTTGGCGGGGGCGTAATGTACTGGAACCCTTCTGATCATCCAGGAAAAGGTTTTTCTCGACCTCCCTCTCTCAGCTCCGATGACAGTTTATGGGCCTTGCGTGAAGCTGACATGAATAGGACAGTGGATGATATGGTTGCCTTCTCATCGTCATATAGTACAAATGGTTTAACATCACCAACTGCTGCGACATTTTGTTCTCCCTTTGATCCTGTAGGGACTGGGCCCCAGACTCTTGGCTATGTAATGTCAGGTAATGAAGTACCTGGGAAAGTGTTGCATTCTTCATCAGTTACAGATGCAGCAGCCGATGACGAAAGTTCTTGTTCTTTGGGTAATAACTTACCTGGAGAAACTGAAGGGAAGGCTGGTGATTCACATCCATATCCCATTCTACGGCCAATAATTATTCCTAACTTGTCAAGGGAACGGTCCATATGTGTTGATCATAAAAGCCCTTGTGTTCCTCCTACCAGGCGAGAGCAGCCTCGCATAAAGCGGCCACCATCACCTGTAGTGCTTTGTGTACCACGTGCACCACGTCCTCCCCCACCCTCCCCTGTGAGTGACTCCAGGAAACAAAGGGGTTTTCCAACCGTTAGATCTGGGAGTTCCAGTCCAAGACACTGGGGAATGAGAGGCTGGTATCATGATGGAAGTAATTTGGAGGATGGTTGTTTAAGAATGGATGGTGCTGAAGTTGTGTGGCCGCCTTCTTGGAGAAGTAAAAACCTTGCAGTGCAACCTCTGATCCAACCTTTACCTGCTGCCTTGCTGCAGGACCGCCTGATTGCAATGTCACAGATAGCACGTGACCAGGAACAT CCGGATGTCGCCTTTCCTCTGCAACCTCCTGAGTTACGAAGCTGTTCTGCAACGAGTACATCTTTATCTTTGATGCATGCAATGCTCCATGATGAGATTGACTCTTTCTGTAAGCAG CATGCAGCTAGGTATCTTGCCAATCAGGAATGGGTAAAAAATGATTCTCTGAAAACGGTGGAAAATACTGCT ATATCTGTATCCTTCTTCTATTAG
- the LOC101499411 gene encoding uncharacterized protein isoform X5, with translation MAHRQLMDSLTSHISLYHSQSPNSNPNPNPRISILRWFSSLSIHHRLSHLTILDSNFVQILLQMLSKLQSNGHGCFIILPDLLSRDPPFLPTVCFKKSHGLLSRIAESDIAGKLIFDSARLFESQEGEEASECSCSARRLDAVTFSEELVEDVDRFMEAMDQISGGGFLRGEEADLGEDWVELNWLKSKGYYGIEAFIANRIEVSMRLAWLNSCGGKKRGVKLKEKLNVVGVAANFYWRKKGCVDWWGNLDPVTRKKVFNTIIMKSAKALTYEILKVASSASEEEVWLYSRGTGVDKLLDYNCTASAQRTTRAFCDDTEFGKIITPVSFSKKPAELARAFNSLSVLQDITLMLTSSPNSEYDIGTLFFSSLRSVSTISDCILRKLRGFLMVISLDCTKSELLEEELDKSSSGKPKEKHGVSNRKKKGRTRNTKRQNPAPKTSVSGISCENLHKDIDRLVDSKKKTDLMRPREFPNIPLGKDISTGSSSSTVKMDHTQESNVGKPRTTSRRNRKEKNKNKNKTTLVDSAVEDSHKSGTDAASITITYEGEVATCDSSFDNSTIQNVKNNDSIGNDIVTSNSSLCSSVNGLTKENSSTRKVEKENVEDLAGSCNSSGSQCCLLSNERKTLSSELDTCEVECKATTPPEPALKHDSFCRNEDTCRTRTTGAAKADVKSTVYDKPIREVNVKEFGKLKERDRCLFESRNSAFSKCSPYEWPGIPSIYFPSFNSHLPPATDRLHLDVGRNWHNHFCHPFVPTLQQARNTPIEGGCSQILPRSIPMSFDWPPVFRGGVTPSPNCNYESGFMSRRQCTFSKGLAVHSMPVDGTTSDDERKYSGDILDLPDLINTHDLADEFDNLCVSEEEYDFHAVSGIDYNQYFGGGVMYWNPSDHPGKGFSRPPSLSSDDSLWALREADMNRTVDDMVAFSSSYSTNGLTSPTAATFCSPFDPVGTGPQTLGYVMSGNEVPGKVLHSSSVTDAAADDESSCSLGNNLPGETEGKAGDSHPYPILRPIIIPNLSRERSICVDHKSPCVPPTRREQPRIKRPPSPVVLCVPRAPRPPPPSPVSDSRKQRGFPTVRSGSSSPRHWGMRGWYHDGSNLEDGCLRMDGAEVVWPPSWRSKNLAVQPLIQPLPAALLQDRLIAMSQIARDQEHPDVAFPLQPPELRSCSATSTSLSLMHAMLHDEIDSFCKQVAAENMARRPYINWAVKRVTRSLQVLWPRSRTNVFGSNATGMALPTSDVDLVVCLPPVRNLEPIKEAGILEGRNGIKETCLQHAARYLANQEWVKNDSLKTVENTAISVSFFY, from the exons ATGGCTCACCGTCAACTCATGGACTCACTCACTTCCCACATCTCTCTCTACCATTCCCAATCCCCAAAttctaaccctaaccctaaccctagaATCTCCATTCTCAGATGGTTCTCCTCTCTATCAATTCACCACCGTCTCTCTCATCTCACCATTCTTGATTCTAATTTCGTCCAGATCCTCCTCCAAATGCTCTCCAAACTCCAATCCAACGGCCACGGTTGCTTCATCATCCTCCCCGATCTTCTCTCTCGCGATCCTCCCTTCCTTCCCACTGTCTGCTTCAAGAAATCACACGGCCTCCTTTCTCGAATCGCCGAATCAGACATCGCCGGTAAGTTAATATTTGATTCGGCTCGGCTTTTTGAGTCCCAGGAAGGGGAGGAGGCGTCGGAGTGTTCTTGTTCAGCGAGACGGCTTGATGCAGTGACGTTTTCTGAGGAACTTGTGGAGGATGTTGACAGATTTATGGAGGCGATGGATCAAATCTCTGGCGGCGGGTTTCTTAGAGGGGAAGAGGCTGATCTTGGAGAGGATTGGGTGGAATTGAATTGGTTGAAATCGAAGGGGTATTATGGGATTGAGGCTTTTATTGCGAATAGGATCGAGGTTTCGATGAGGCTGGCTTGGTTGAATAGTTGTGGTGGGAAAAAGAGAGGTGTGAAATTGAAGGAGAAGTTGAATGTGGTTGGGGTTGCTGCTAATTTTTATTGGAGGAAGAAGGGTTGTGTTGATTGGTGGGGGAATTTGGATCCTGTAACAAGGAAAAAGGTGTTCAACACTATCATTATGAAATCCGCGAAAGCTTTG ACGTATGAGATTTTGAAAGTGGCAAGCAGTGCCTCTGAAGAAGAGGTTTGGCTATACAGTAGAGGCACGGGAGTGGATAAACTACTTGACTATAATTGTACTGCATCTGCTCAAAGGACCACCCGAGCATTTTGTGATGATACAGAATTTGGAAAAATTATTACACCAGTCAGCTTTAGTAAAAAGCCTGCAGAGTTAGCTAGAGCCTTTAATTCGTTATCTGTGCTTCAAGACATTACATTAATGTTAACATCAAGTCCTAATAGTGAATATGATATAGGAACTCTTTTCTTTAGTTCGTTGCGTTCTGTCTCTACAATATCTGATTGTATATTACGAAAATTGAGAGGTTTTCTGATGGTTATTTCGCTTGACTGCACTAAATCTGAGCTATTAGAGGAGGAACTTGACAAATCCTCGTCGGGTAAACCTAAAGAAAAGCATGGTGTTTCTAACCGTAAAAAGAAGGGACGGACCCGCAATACTAAAAGGCAAAATCCTGCACCAAAGACATCTGTGAGTGGTATTTCATGTGAAAATCTTCATAAG GACATTGATCGTCTAGTGGACAGTAAAAAGAAGACTGATTTAATGAGACCCAGGGAATTTCCGAACATTCCACTGGGGAAGGATATTTCTACAGGGAGCTCGTCATCAACTGTAAAAATG GATCATACTCAGGAATCAAATGTTGGCAAACCTCGAACCACTTCaagaagaaatagaaaagagaaaaataaaaataaaaataaaaccacCCTTGTTGATAGTGCAGTTGAAGATTCTCATAAGTCGGGTACAGATGCTGCCTCTATCACTATTACTTATGAAGGTGAGGTGGCAACATGCGATAGTTCTTTTGATAATTCTACCATTCAaaatgtcaaaaacaacgattCAATCGGTAATGACATCGTTACTTCAAATTCAAGCCTTTGTAGTTCTGTTAATGGACTTACTAAGGAAAACAGCTCTACCAGGAAAGTTGAAAAAGAGAATGTTGAAGATCTTGCTGGAAGTTGCAATAGTTCAGGTTCTCAGTGTTGTTTATTGTCAAATGAAAGGAAAACATTATCCTCTGAATTAGATACTTGCGAGGTAGAGTGTAAAGCTACAACACCACCTGAACCTGCATTGAAGCATGATAGTTTCTGCAGGAATGAAGATACCTGTCGTACGAGAACAACAGGTGCTGCCAAAGCTGATGTAAAGTCAACTGTTTATGACAAACCAATTAGAGAGGTTAATGTAAAAGAGTTTGGCAAGTTGAAGGAGCGAGATAGATGCCTATTTGAAAGTAGAAATTCAGCTTTCTCAAAATGCAGTCCATATGAGTGGCCTGGTATACCTTCTATCTATTTTCCATCTTTTAACTCACATCTCCCTCCTGCAACAGACAGATTGCATCTGGATGTTGGGCGCAATTGGCATAATCACTTCTGCCACCCATTTGTTCCCACATTACAGCAAGCAAGAAATACACCAATTGAAGGTGGATGCAGTCAAATTCTGCCTCGTTCAATTCCTATGAGTTTTGACTGGCCTCCAGTTTTTCGCGGTGGTGTGACTCCATCACCAAATTGTAATTATGAATCTGGTTTTATGTCTAGGCGGCAATGTACATTTTCAAAAGGGTTGGCTGTTCACAGCATGCCGGTAGATGGAACAACTTCTGATGATGAAAGGAAGTACTCTGGGGATATATTGGATTTACCTGATCTAATAAATACACATGATCTTGCAGATGAATTTGACAACCTCTGTGTATCAGAGGAAGAGTATGATTTTCATGCGGTTTCTGGTATAGATTATAATCAATATTTTGGCGGGGGCGTAATGTACTGGAACCCTTCTGATCATCCAGGAAAAGGTTTTTCTCGACCTCCCTCTCTCAGCTCCGATGACAGTTTATGGGCCTTGCGTGAAGCTGACATGAATAGGACAGTGGATGATATGGTTGCCTTCTCATCGTCATATAGTACAAATGGTTTAACATCACCAACTGCTGCGACATTTTGTTCTCCCTTTGATCCTGTAGGGACTGGGCCCCAGACTCTTGGCTATGTAATGTCAGGTAATGAAGTACCTGGGAAAGTGTTGCATTCTTCATCAGTTACAGATGCAGCAGCCGATGACGAAAGTTCTTGTTCTTTGGGTAATAACTTACCTGGAGAAACTGAAGGGAAGGCTGGTGATTCACATCCATATCCCATTCTACGGCCAATAATTATTCCTAACTTGTCAAGGGAACGGTCCATATGTGTTGATCATAAAAGCCCTTGTGTTCCTCCTACCAGGCGAGAGCAGCCTCGCATAAAGCGGCCACCATCACCTGTAGTGCTTTGTGTACCACGTGCACCACGTCCTCCCCCACCCTCCCCTGTGAGTGACTCCAGGAAACAAAGGGGTTTTCCAACCGTTAGATCTGGGAGTTCCAGTCCAAGACACTGGGGAATGAGAGGCTGGTATCATGATGGAAGTAATTTGGAGGATGGTTGTTTAAGAATGGATGGTGCTGAAGTTGTGTGGCCGCCTTCTTGGAGAAGTAAAAACCTTGCAGTGCAACCTCTGATCCAACCTTTACCTGCTGCCTTGCTGCAGGACCGCCTGATTGCAATGTCACAGATAGCACGTGACCAGGAACAT CCGGATGTCGCCTTTCCTCTGCAACCTCCTGAGTTACGAAGCTGTTCTGCAACGAGTACATCTTTATCTTTGATGCATGCAATGCTCCATGATGAGATTGACTCTTTCTGTAAGCAG GTTGCGGCAGAAAACATGGCAAGAAGGCCTTACATTAATTGGGCTGTCAAGAGAGTTACCCGATCTCTACAAGTTCTATGGCCCAGGTCCAGGACAAACGTATTTGGTTCCAATGCCACTGGTATGGCTCTTCCAACCAGTGATGTTGACCTTGTGGTTTGTCTCCCTCCAGTGAGGAACCTG GAACCTATTAAGGAAGCTGGTATATTGGAAGGTCGTAATGGTATTAAAGAAACATGTCTTCAG CATGCAGCTAGGTATCTTGCCAATCAGGAATGGGTAAAAAATGATTCTCTGAAAACGGTGGAAAATACTGCT ATATCTGTATCCTTCTTCTATTAG